From Spirosoma aerolatum, one genomic window encodes:
- a CDS encoding ABC transporter permease, translating into MSPPHLADRLLTWFCAPHLREEVLGDLHERYAVRVKRVGETHARRRYWLDMLAYVRPEFIKRQPHDTSAWEYPNPKATDMIRNFVKIAWRNLMLNKAFAAINMLGLAIGLTSFMLIAVFVYNELSYDKYPTKASNLYRVQLSVVGNGSVEVYPNVDLAVGEGMQRAFPEVKASTRFSPATDYIQYKDKQFKEPHLAFADSNFLQLFSIPCIKGNAATALVAPNSVVISKEFAQKYFGDEDPIGKALAVGTQREAFTVTGLIDKVPDNSHFHADAFLSLSTRHITNPTWSNLGFFTYLELADKADPKKLEAKFPQLVAKYVVPEVQRDMGISLAEAQKSVETFRFLVKPLTDIHLYSDTKYEMEPNGDIKYVYIFSILALFILLLACINFTNLSTAQAAKRAREVGIRKVMGSIKNQLVFQFLTESVLLTLMAMVCAYGLLFLLLPYFNQVADKQISFTFFLSYQAILALFLVSFLSGIIAGIYPAFFLSSFSIIKTLKGSFFGKSSQKKPLHSGLIVFQFSISTILLIATLVVYKQLQYMQNKKLGYDKDQVIALPDTRLLGDRQLAFKEQLAQNSHVVSASLSRFVPGGMMMDGTQIYPKNETSNGVEIHTNIFHVDYDYLRTLGIQLVQGRNFSRDFPTDSISGVLINESAVRELGWKGTNPIGKSVVRSGNREFKVIGVVKDFNYVSVKQKVAPLMLMMGRNAGGIVLKIKTTDVPGFLADLKAQWEAFNPNGPLEYHFLDEQFATFYASEQRTQQLFSAFAVLAVIIASLGLFALSAFVIEQRTKEIGIRKVMGASVPGIVQLLVKDFVRLVLIAIVIASPIAWYAMHHWLQDFAYRIDVEWWMFALSGLMALAIALLTVSYQSIKAALMNPVKSLRSE; encoded by the coding sequence ATGTCTCCGCCCCACCTCGCCGACCGCCTTTTGACCTGGTTCTGCGCCCCTCATTTGCGGGAGGAGGTGCTGGGTGATTTGCATGAACGCTATGCCGTACGGGTGAAGCGGGTAGGAGAGACTCATGCTCGACGACGCTACTGGCTGGATATGCTGGCCTATGTACGACCGGAATTTATCAAACGACAACCACACGATACGTCGGCGTGGGAATATCCGAACCCAAAAGCTACTGATATGATCCGAAACTTTGTAAAAATCGCCTGGCGAAATCTGATGCTGAATAAAGCATTTGCCGCCATCAATATGCTTGGCCTGGCCATTGGGCTAACCAGCTTTATGCTCATTGCGGTGTTTGTGTACAACGAATTGAGTTATGATAAATACCCCACCAAGGCCAGCAATCTGTACCGGGTACAGCTTTCCGTAGTGGGCAATGGTAGTGTGGAAGTGTATCCTAATGTTGACCTGGCCGTTGGCGAGGGTATGCAACGGGCGTTTCCTGAAGTAAAAGCATCGACCAGATTCAGTCCTGCTACCGACTACATTCAATACAAAGACAAACAGTTTAAGGAACCCCACCTGGCTTTTGCCGATTCAAATTTTCTGCAACTGTTTTCGATTCCATGTATCAAAGGCAATGCAGCAACGGCATTGGTAGCGCCCAATAGCGTTGTTATTTCGAAAGAATTTGCCCAGAAATATTTTGGTGACGAAGACCCAATCGGAAAAGCGCTGGCCGTTGGTACACAACGAGAAGCTTTTACCGTAACGGGGCTTATCGATAAAGTGCCCGATAACTCACATTTCCATGCCGATGCCTTTTTGAGTTTATCGACACGGCATATCACGAATCCAACCTGGAGCAATCTCGGCTTTTTTACGTATCTGGAGCTAGCCGATAAAGCGGATCCGAAAAAGCTGGAAGCGAAATTTCCACAACTCGTTGCCAAATACGTAGTACCAGAAGTGCAACGGGATATGGGAATCAGTCTGGCCGAAGCGCAGAAATCGGTTGAGACGTTCCGTTTTTTAGTAAAGCCACTTACGGATATCCATCTGTATTCAGATACTAAATACGAAATGGAACCAAATGGCGACATCAAGTATGTCTATATTTTTTCGATACTGGCACTGTTTATTCTGCTGTTAGCCTGCATCAACTTTACCAATTTATCGACGGCACAGGCGGCAAAACGCGCCCGAGAAGTGGGCATTCGTAAGGTGATGGGGTCGATCAAAAATCAGTTGGTCTTCCAGTTTTTGACCGAATCGGTATTGCTGACATTGATGGCGATGGTGTGCGCTTATGGGTTGCTGTTTCTGCTATTGCCGTACTTCAATCAGGTGGCTGATAAACAGATCAGTTTTACTTTTTTTCTGAGTTATCAGGCTATTCTCGCTCTGTTTCTGGTCAGTTTTTTATCAGGCATAATTGCCGGCATTTACCCCGCATTTTTCCTGTCGTCGTTCAGTATTATTAAAACCCTGAAAGGGTCGTTTTTCGGGAAAAGCTCACAGAAAAAGCCACTGCATAGCGGTTTAATCGTCTTTCAGTTTTCTATTTCAACCATCCTGCTGATTGCTACCCTGGTCGTGTACAAGCAACTACAGTACATGCAGAACAAAAAGCTGGGCTATGATAAAGATCAGGTTATTGCACTACCCGATACTCGACTATTAGGCGATAGACAACTCGCTTTTAAAGAGCAACTGGCGCAGAATTCGCACGTTGTTTCGGCCAGTCTGTCGCGGTTTGTGCCGGGCGGTATGATGATGGATGGGACGCAGATTTACCCAAAAAATGAGACCTCGAACGGCGTCGAAATTCATACGAATATTTTTCATGTCGACTATGATTACCTGCGCACCTTAGGTATACAGCTTGTGCAGGGCCGAAATTTCTCCAGAGACTTCCCGACCGACTCGATTTCTGGCGTCCTTATCAACGAATCGGCGGTTCGTGAATTAGGCTGGAAGGGGACCAATCCCATCGGTAAATCGGTGGTTCGTTCGGGCAATCGTGAGTTTAAAGTCATTGGCGTTGTTAAGGATTTCAACTATGTATCGGTCAAGCAAAAGGTGGCTCCGCTCATGCTGATGATGGGCCGAAATGCGGGCGGTATCGTGCTGAAAATTAAAACCACGGATGTTCCAGGCTTTCTAGCTGACCTGAAGGCTCAATGGGAAGCTTTCAACCCAAATGGGCCGCTGGAATATCATTTTCTGGACGAGCAGTTCGCCACTTTCTACGCCAGCGAACAGCGTACTCAACAACTATTCTCTGCCTTTGCCGTTCTGGCCGTAATCATCGCCAGTCTGGGGTTGTTTGCGCTGTCGGCGTTTGTCATCGAGCAGCGTACCAAAGAGATCGGTATTCGCAAAGTGATGGGGGCTTCGGTGCCAGGTATTGTGCAGTTATTGGTTAAAGACTTTGTCCGGCTGGTGCTGATTGCTATTGTCATTGCTTCGCCCATTGCCTGGTATGCCATGCACCACTGGTTACAGGATTTCGCCTATCGAATCGACGTTGAGTGGTGGATGTTTGCATTGTCGGGTCTGATGGCACTTGCCATTGCCTTGCTGACGGTCAGTTACCAAAGTATCAAAGCCGCCCTGATGAACCCCGTGAAATCATTGCGTTCTGAATAG
- a CDS encoding permease prefix domain 2-containing transporter, translating to MSPPRLADRLLTWFCAPHLREEVLGDLHERYTLRVKSVGEANAQRRYWLDMLAYVRPEFIRRQPEQYPQSTNTTMLRNYLKIAWRNVLRYKLNSALTITGLALGLACGLLMILHVREELNYDKGFSKADRIYRITSENIGEKNRQWAATSPILGIEMQQAIPAIQTVARFHRPYPDRVFSYVPSNGVTKQFEEKTGFFVDSTVVDVFDLSFVKGDPQTALKQQDAIVLTEAMAAKYFGNENPLGKRIQDDLDKRPLTVTGVIKPYSFPTHLQFDYLISMSTYYNHADKGDLENRGWAGFYNYILLNNSASRSDVEKRIPEFMVKFYEAKGETRKEILATRRTPIQPITDIHLHSKLEKEMGPNSDITYVYVFSIAALFILLLAAVNFINMATAQAFNRMKEVGVRKVLGARKGQLIRQFLGESFILTLLATIGAFLLFRLAIPLYNDLAARTLRVEQLFTPSNVLLLVLLIGLISLVAGFYPALFISNFTPVNSLKGKKSQVSSVTLVRKGLIVFQFSVSVFMIFSTLVVYRQMKFFQTKDLGFDQDQVVAVKLYGREMWEKANTLQQEFQKNSAITSVARISTLPGDRFSTDMLAPLGKSEDASQLRFMWADENTLPVLKIRMKAGRNFVRRTENAHFPVILNEAAAKALKLDSPIGQKAVSLGDTGEIVGIVSDFHFASLHNTVDPLVIVQHPGQANYFLLKISGNKLTETLQYAQSTLARLSPGSLFSYTFLDEKMARLYDSEKRVGNVLNVFAIFAMFISCMGLFGLTAYAVQVRTKEVGVRKVLGATVTGIIALLSRDFLRLVLIATVLASPVAWWAMNSWLNDFAYHIDIEWWMVGISGLLAVVIAFLTVSFQTVKAALMNPVKSLRSE from the coding sequence ATGTCTCCACCTCGCCTTGCCGACCGCCTTTTGACCTGGTTCTGCGCCCCTCATTTGCGGGAGGAGGTGCTGGGGGATTTGCACGAGCGGTATACCCTGCGGGTGAAGAGCGTAGGGGAGGCCAATGCCCAACGACGCTATTGGCTTGATATGCTGGCTTATGTACGACCTGAATTTATTCGACGACAACCTGAACAATACCCTCAATCAACAAATACAACTATGCTACGAAATTATTTGAAAATCGCCTGGCGAAATGTACTCCGCTACAAATTGAATAGCGCACTCACTATAACCGGACTAGCCTTAGGTCTGGCTTGTGGGTTGTTGATGATTCTTCATGTGCGAGAAGAATTGAACTACGACAAAGGATTTTCAAAGGCAGACCGGATTTACCGGATTACATCGGAAAATATTGGCGAGAAAAATCGGCAATGGGCCGCTACATCACCCATTCTGGGGATTGAAATGCAACAGGCGATCCCCGCCATCCAGACCGTAGCCCGATTCCATCGCCCTTATCCAGATCGGGTTTTCAGCTATGTGCCTTCCAATGGCGTGACAAAGCAGTTTGAGGAAAAAACCGGCTTTTTTGTCGATTCGACGGTGGTGGATGTATTCGATCTTTCGTTTGTGAAAGGTGACCCACAAACCGCCCTCAAACAGCAGGACGCCATTGTCCTTACTGAAGCGATGGCGGCTAAATATTTTGGTAATGAAAACCCCCTGGGCAAACGGATTCAGGATGATCTGGACAAACGTCCATTAACCGTGACGGGTGTTATAAAACCCTATTCGTTTCCAACACATTTACAGTTCGATTACCTGATTTCCATGTCCACCTATTACAATCATGCCGACAAAGGAGACCTGGAAAACAGAGGATGGGCGGGCTTTTATAACTACATCTTACTGAACAACAGTGCTTCGCGATCGGATGTAGAAAAACGCATTCCAGAGTTCATGGTGAAGTTCTACGAGGCTAAGGGCGAAACCAGAAAAGAGATTTTGGCAACTCGGAGAACGCCTATTCAACCCATTACAGATATCCATCTGCACTCAAAGCTGGAAAAGGAAATGGGGCCAAACAGCGACATCACTTACGTCTACGTTTTTTCTATAGCAGCCCTATTCATCCTGTTGTTAGCAGCGGTCAATTTTATCAATATGGCCACAGCCCAGGCATTCAATCGAATGAAAGAAGTGGGCGTTCGGAAAGTGTTGGGCGCTCGCAAAGGTCAGTTAATCAGGCAGTTTCTGGGTGAATCATTTATTCTGACGCTATTGGCTACGATAGGGGCATTTCTTTTGTTCCGACTGGCCATTCCTTTGTATAATGATCTGGCTGCGAGGACACTTCGCGTTGAGCAATTGTTCACCCCATCAAACGTACTGCTACTGGTGCTATTGATTGGACTAATCAGTCTGGTTGCTGGCTTTTACCCGGCCTTGTTCATTTCAAACTTCACGCCTGTCAACTCCCTGAAAGGAAAGAAAAGCCAGGTTTCTTCCGTTACGCTGGTTCGAAAAGGGCTAATCGTATTTCAGTTTAGTGTGTCGGTATTCATGATCTTCAGCACCCTTGTCGTATACCGGCAAATGAAGTTTTTTCAGACGAAAGATCTGGGTTTCGATCAGGATCAGGTAGTGGCTGTAAAACTGTATGGACGTGAGATGTGGGAGAAAGCAAATACACTTCAGCAGGAGTTTCAGAAAAATTCAGCCATTACCAGTGTAGCCCGTATTTCTACCTTACCGGGTGATCGATTCAGTACAGACATGCTCGCCCCCCTGGGGAAATCGGAAGATGCATCTCAACTCCGATTTATGTGGGCTGATGAAAATACGCTGCCCGTATTAAAGATCAGGATGAAAGCAGGCCGAAATTTCGTCAGGAGAACGGAGAACGCTCACTTTCCTGTAATTCTAAATGAAGCGGCAGCCAAAGCACTCAAACTGGATTCCCCCATCGGGCAGAAAGCCGTATCTCTGGGAGACACCGGCGAAATTGTGGGTATTGTCAGCGATTTTCATTTTGCGTCCCTGCACAACACCGTAGATCCGCTGGTTATTGTTCAGCACCCTGGACAGGCCAACTACTTCCTGCTGAAAATTAGCGGAAACAAACTAACCGAAACCTTGCAATACGCCCAATCTACGTTGGCTCGTCTGTCGCCCGGTAGCTTGTTCAGCTACACATTTCTGGATGAAAAAATGGCTCGTCTGTATGATTCAGAAAAGCGGGTAGGCAATGTGCTGAACGTGTTCGCCATCTTCGCCATGTTCATTTCCTGTATGGGTTTATTTGGTTTAACAGCCTATGCCGTTCAGGTACGCACGAAAGAAGTGGGTGTTCGGAAAGTGCTCGGGGCTACAGTGACCGGAATTATCGCATTGCTTTCCCGAGACTTCCTTCGCCTGGTGCTCATTGCCACTGTGCTAGCCTCGCCAGTAGCCTGGTGGGCCATGAATTCATGGCTTAACGACTTTGCTTACCACATCGACATTGAATGGTGGATGGTTGGGATTTCCGGTCTGCTAGCCGTTGTCATTGCCTTCCTGACGGTCAGTTTTCAGACCGTAAAAGCAGCCCTGATGAATCCAGTAAAATCGTTGCGATCGGAATGA
- a CDS encoding PadR family transcriptional regulator has protein sequence MRRSDLGEFEEVVLLAVAALSPGAYSVIIAEELERETGSSVSTGAVHAALQRLEQKGYLRSELGEATAERGGRRKRLFTVTALGGRVLSDVRAVRNRLWDRIIPNIRLEWS, from the coding sequence ATGCGACGAAGTGATTTAGGCGAGTTCGAAGAGGTAGTGCTGCTGGCAGTAGCCGCACTGTCGCCAGGGGCCTATTCGGTCATTATTGCGGAAGAACTTGAGCGCGAAACGGGTAGCTCTGTCAGTACGGGAGCTGTTCATGCGGCTCTTCAGCGACTGGAGCAAAAGGGGTACTTGCGTTCGGAACTGGGTGAGGCTACTGCCGAACGGGGTGGGCGACGAAAACGCCTGTTTACCGTTACTGCCCTGGGTGGCCGGGTACTGAGCGACGTACGTGCCGTTCGGAATCGCCTTTGGGACCGTATCATTCCCAATATCCGCCTGGAGTGGTCATAA
- a CDS encoding OsmC family protein, with protein MPIKRNASAHWEGSGKEGKGTVSTASTVLNQTQYSFNTRFADGAGTNPEELVAAAHASCFSMKLAFNLQEAGFTADAIDTQCTISLDPAVGGITESHLVVKASVPGIDNEKFQAAIDDAEKNCPISKLFNTKITVDASLA; from the coding sequence ATGCCAATTAAACGGAATGCTTCTGCACACTGGGAAGGCTCAGGTAAAGAAGGCAAAGGCACTGTATCTACCGCCAGCACTGTACTCAACCAAACCCAGTATTCGTTCAACACGCGCTTTGCCGATGGCGCAGGTACGAATCCTGAAGAACTGGTGGCCGCTGCTCACGCAAGCTGCTTCTCCATGAAATTAGCCTTCAACCTTCAGGAAGCCGGTTTCACTGCCGATGCCATTGACACCCAATGCACCATCTCGCTCGATCCGGCGGTTGGTGGTATTACCGAATCGCACCTGGTGGTGAAAGCCAGTGTGCCGGGCATCGATAATGAGAAGTTTCAGGCAGCCATCGATGATGCCGAAAAGAATTGCCCGATTTCCAAACTATTCAATACCAAGATTACAGTTGATGCCTCGCTGGCTTAA
- a CDS encoding pectate lyase family protein gives MIQPNLNRLLLGLLLSLTIPLNAWGQTSFSKALAFPGAEGFGRYTTGGRGGKVLIVRNLNDSGPGSLREAIETRGPRIIVFTVSGTIALQSKLLIRQGNLTIAGQSAPGDGICLKNYNLSIETNNVIIRYMRFRLGDEARQQDDAITGLRQKKIIIDHCSMSWATDECASFYDNENFTIQWCIVSESLNKSVHEKGEHGYGGIWGGLGASFHHNLLAHQHSRNPRFCGARYHNQPTREIVDFRNNVIYNWGINSAYGGERGNHNLVNNYYKPGPATPDKLRNRIVNPSKPYGRFYVSGNVVSGNEALSLNNLAGGIQCEQPDSAIATQPFLVESIAEQNAQQAYEQVLAKAGASLHRDAVDTRIVADVRMGTASVGKNKKGIIDSQTDVGGWPVLKSEAAPVDTDADGMPDSWEAATGLNPKDPADASQFKLNDQYTNIEVYLNILVP, from the coding sequence ATGATACAACCCAACCTTAATAGGCTGTTACTCGGCCTCCTGCTCAGTTTGACGATCCCACTTAATGCGTGGGGGCAGACATCGTTTTCCAAAGCCCTCGCCTTTCCAGGGGCTGAAGGGTTCGGGCGCTATACAACGGGCGGACGCGGAGGTAAAGTGCTAATTGTTCGTAACCTAAACGATAGTGGGCCAGGTAGTCTGCGCGAAGCTATCGAAACCCGAGGGCCACGCATCATCGTCTTTACGGTGTCGGGGACCATTGCCCTTCAATCCAAACTACTCATTCGACAGGGGAATCTGACCATTGCGGGTCAATCGGCACCGGGCGATGGTATTTGCCTGAAAAATTATAACCTGAGCATCGAAACCAACAACGTTATTATTCGCTATATGCGCTTTCGGCTGGGCGACGAAGCCCGCCAACAGGACGACGCCATAACGGGGCTCCGTCAGAAGAAGATCATCATCGATCACTGCTCCATGAGCTGGGCTACCGACGAATGTGCTTCGTTTTACGACAACGAAAATTTTACGATACAGTGGTGTATCGTATCCGAAAGCCTGAACAAGTCGGTACATGAGAAAGGTGAGCATGGCTACGGTGGAATCTGGGGTGGCCTGGGCGCATCATTTCATCACAATCTGCTTGCGCACCAACACAGCCGGAACCCACGTTTCTGTGGTGCTCGCTACCATAATCAGCCAACGCGCGAAATCGTTGATTTTCGGAACAATGTGATTTATAACTGGGGGATCAACAGTGCGTATGGAGGTGAACGTGGTAATCATAACCTGGTCAACAATTATTACAAGCCTGGCCCGGCAACCCCCGATAAACTCCGGAATCGAATTGTCAATCCCTCGAAGCCTTACGGCAGATTTTACGTATCGGGCAATGTCGTATCGGGCAACGAAGCCCTTAGCCTTAATAACCTTGCTGGGGGTATACAATGCGAGCAGCCCGACTCAGCTATTGCGACGCAACCGTTTCTGGTCGAAAGTATTGCCGAACAAAACGCTCAGCAAGCGTACGAACAGGTACTGGCGAAAGCCGGAGCCAGTCTTCATCGCGATGCCGTCGATACCCGGATCGTTGCCGACGTCCGCATGGGAACAGCCTCCGTCGGTAAAAACAAAAAAGGAATCATCGACTCCCAAACGGATGTGGGTGGCTGGCCAGTATTAAAGTCCGAAGCAGCCCCTGTCGATACCGACGCAGACGGCATGCCCGATAGTTGGGAAGCAGCTACCGGATTGAACCCCAAAGACCCTGCTGATGCCAGCCAGTTCAAGCTGAATGATCAGTATACCAATATCGAAGTCTACCTGAATATACTTGTGCCATAA
- a CDS encoding pectinesterase family protein, with translation MRLRIPFPGLLFLLSVHLTAAIAQRQRITVAQDGHGDYKTVQAALNTVPANNPTRIIIYIKKGTYKEKLKLDSTQHNVTLIGEDKATTILTYDDYSGKPFPDGTKLRTSTSGSFYIFGNDFRAENLTFENTAGPVGQAVAAFVTGDRAVFINCRFLGNQDTLYTGMPSQYGRQYYKDCYIEGTIDFIFGSATAVFDHCTIFSKTNGNYVTAAATPEGKPYGFVFLNCTLTSNAPAASIYLGRPWRDFAKTVFIHCQLGNHIKPEGWHNWDKPNAEKTTFYAEYGSKGPGANPTSRASWSKQLSTEEIKAYKPDIILAGSDQWKPDVK, from the coding sequence ATGCGTTTACGTATACCATTTCCTGGCTTACTTTTTCTGTTATCCGTCCATCTCACAGCAGCCATCGCTCAGCGACAGCGCATCACGGTAGCGCAGGATGGTCATGGCGATTACAAAACCGTACAGGCTGCCCTCAACACGGTTCCGGCCAATAACCCGACGCGCATCATTATCTACATCAAAAAAGGGACGTATAAAGAGAAACTAAAGCTCGACTCTACCCAGCACAACGTCACCCTGATTGGTGAAGACAAAGCCACGACCATACTTACCTACGACGATTATTCGGGCAAGCCCTTCCCCGATGGCACGAAATTACGAACCTCAACCTCAGGCTCTTTCTACATCTTTGGCAATGATTTCCGGGCCGAAAACCTGACGTTCGAAAATACGGCCGGGCCCGTCGGTCAGGCCGTGGCCGCTTTCGTAACCGGCGACCGGGCGGTGTTTATCAACTGCCGTTTTCTGGGAAATCAGGACACGCTGTATACCGGTATGCCCAGCCAATACGGTCGGCAGTATTACAAAGACTGTTATATCGAAGGAACGATTGATTTCATTTTCGGGTCGGCCACGGCGGTATTCGACCACTGTACGATTTTCAGTAAAACGAACGGAAATTACGTAACCGCAGCCGCCACACCTGAAGGGAAACCCTATGGGTTTGTATTCCTGAACTGCACGCTCACCAGCAACGCGCCAGCCGCCAGCATTTACCTGGGTCGCCCCTGGCGCGACTTTGCCAAAACTGTGTTTATCCATTGTCAACTGGGTAATCATATCAAACCAGAAGGCTGGCACAACTGGGACAAACCAAACGCGGAAAAAACAACATTCTACGCTGAGTATGGCTCTAAAGGACCAGGTGCTAACCCTACGAGTCGGGCAAGTTGGTCGAAGCAACTATCGACTGAAGAAATCAAAGCGTACAAACCTGATATCATTCTGGCGGGCAGCGATCAGTGGAAACCTGACGTGAAGTAG
- a CDS encoding NUDIX hydrolase, which translates to MIHYTHPNRILVALDCIIFGFDGEEIKLLLIKRNFEPEQGKWSLMGGFLNEEEDLEVAANRILYTLTGLTNNYLEQLQTFGAVNRDPVERTISVVYYALVNIQDQDVAAIRAHNASWIGLNVKPKLIFDHDKMVEQALRQLRYKAALHAIGFELLPEKFTIPQLQKLYEAIYNRQLDRRNFSRKILSTDLLVATGEKDTTSATKKGQLFRLNTEKYQQYLTDYVSFFPELTLT; encoded by the coding sequence ATGATTCATTATACCCATCCAAATCGCATTCTGGTTGCTCTGGATTGTATCATCTTCGGTTTCGATGGTGAAGAAATTAAGTTGCTGCTGATCAAACGTAATTTCGAGCCAGAACAGGGAAAATGGTCACTGATGGGTGGGTTTCTCAACGAAGAAGAAGACCTTGAAGTAGCTGCCAATCGGATTCTGTATACGCTGACAGGCCTAACCAACAACTACCTCGAACAATTACAAACGTTTGGGGCCGTGAACCGGGACCCCGTCGAGCGCACGATTTCAGTTGTGTATTACGCTCTGGTCAATATTCAGGATCAGGATGTGGCCGCCATTCGGGCGCATAATGCCTCGTGGATTGGGTTGAACGTAAAGCCCAAACTGATTTTTGACCACGATAAGATGGTAGAACAGGCACTCCGTCAGCTTCGGTATAAAGCCGCTTTGCACGCCATCGGATTCGAGCTGTTACCCGAAAAGTTTACGATTCCACAACTTCAGAAACTCTACGAAGCGATCTATAACCGTCAGCTTGATCGTCGAAACTTCAGCCGGAAGATTCTATCTACGGACTTATTAGTAGCTACAGGCGAGAAAGATACAACTTCAGCCACCAAAAAGGGGCAATTGTTTCGCCTTAATACCGAGAAGTATCAGCAATACCTCACCGATTACGTTAGCTTTTTCCCCGAATTGACTTTGACATAG
- a CDS encoding ribulokinase, producing the protein MNNQYVIGVDFGSDSVRALVVNAHTGQAVGTHVHEYARWKQGLYCDPATSQFRQHPLDYLEGLEVTINEALAQAPAEVRQQVVGISIDTTGSTPCAVDETGLPLALRSDFAENPNGMFILWKDHTANAEADEINDLAHHWDVDYTKYVGGIYSSEWFWAKLLRTLRVDEAVRQHAFSWIEHCDWISAVLTGNTNPLTLKRSRCAAGHKALWHNEFDGLPSDEFLTKLDPLLSGLRDRLFTDTYTADQSMGTLSPEWAGKLGLSTNVVIGVGAFDAHMGAIGAEIEPYAFVRIIGTSTCDILMAPNEEIGHRLIRGICGQVDGSVAPGMLGLEAGQSAFGDVYAWFARLITSPVRELLGDEAADTLGRQLIPHLSEQAAKLPVTESDAIALDWINGRRTPDANHTLKAALSGLNLGTDAAKVFKALVEATAFGSRSIVERFIQEGVPIKKVIAIGGVAKKSPFVMQTLADVLNKPIQVASADQACALGAAMCAAVAAGVHPTMVAAQHAIGSGFDAEYQPRSEQVPVYETLYQKYLKLGAFIEGK; encoded by the coding sequence ATGAATAATCAATACGTTATTGGCGTCGATTTTGGTAGCGATTCCGTACGGGCGTTAGTCGTTAACGCACACACTGGACAGGCAGTCGGCACCCACGTCCACGAATACGCACGCTGGAAACAGGGCCTTTACTGCGACCCGGCCACGTCTCAATTCCGTCAGCACCCACTTGACTACCTCGAAGGACTGGAAGTCACAATCAACGAAGCCCTGGCACAGGCTCCCGCAGAGGTCCGGCAGCAGGTCGTTGGTATTTCCATCGATACCACCGGTTCAACTCCCTGTGCGGTCGATGAAACGGGGCTACCCCTGGCATTACGGTCCGATTTTGCCGAGAACCCCAACGGGATGTTTATTCTCTGGAAAGACCATACCGCCAATGCCGAAGCCGACGAAATCAATGACTTGGCTCATCATTGGGATGTCGACTATACCAAATACGTCGGTGGGATTTATTCGTCCGAATGGTTCTGGGCAAAACTGCTTCGGACCCTGCGTGTCGATGAAGCCGTTCGGCAACATGCATTTTCGTGGATCGAACACTGCGACTGGATTTCGGCCGTTCTGACGGGCAACACTAATCCACTAACGCTCAAGCGTTCACGGTGTGCGGCTGGTCACAAGGCGCTCTGGCACAACGAATTCGACGGCCTTCCCTCCGACGAATTTCTCACGAAACTCGATCCATTGCTAAGCGGTCTTCGTGATCGACTCTTCACCGATACCTACACGGCCGACCAGTCGATGGGTACACTCTCTCCCGAATGGGCCGGGAAATTGGGGCTATCGACAAACGTTGTCATCGGCGTGGGTGCCTTCGACGCACACATGGGTGCCATTGGGGCCGAAATTGAACCCTATGCCTTTGTTCGCATCATTGGCACCTCTACCTGTGATATTCTGATGGCTCCCAACGAAGAAATCGGCCATCGGCTCATCCGGGGTATCTGTGGGCAGGTCGACGGGTCGGTAGCGCCGGGGATGCTCGGCCTCGAAGCGGGTCAATCGGCATTTGGAGATGTATACGCGTGGTTTGCCCGCCTGATTACTAGCCCGGTACGCGAGTTGCTGGGCGATGAAGCCGCCGATACCTTAGGTCGTCAGCTCATTCCGCATTTATCGGAACAGGCTGCCAAACTTCCTGTCACAGAATCAGACGCGATAGCCCTGGACTGGATCAACGGACGCCGAACACCCGATGCTAACCATACCCTGAAAGCTGCTCTGTCGGGACTGAACCTGGGAACCGATGCTGCTAAAGTCTTTAAAGCCCTGGTCGAAGCCACGGCATTTGGATCAAGAAGCATTGTCGAGCGGTTTATTCAGGAAGGGGTACCCATTAAAAAAGTGATTGCCATTGGCGGAGTTGCTAAAAAATCGCCTTTCGTGATGCAAACTCTGGCCGATGTACTCAACAAACCCATTCAGGTAGCCAGTGCCGATCAGGCTTGTGCATTAGGTGCCGCTATGTGTGCAGCCGTTGCAGCAGGCGTTCACCCAACGATGGTAGCCGCCCAACACGCCATAGGCTCCGGTTTCGATGCCGAGTATCAGCCACGTTCAGAACAGGTGCCAGTTTATGAAACGCTCTATCAGAAATACCTCAAATTAGGGGCATTTATCGAAGGGAAGTAG